A window from Enterococcus mediterraneensis encodes these proteins:
- the ilvD gene encoding dihydroxy-acid dehydratase, giving the protein MRSDQIKKGIDAAPARSLLYATGQVKNYHDMEKPFIAICNSYIDIVPGHVHLRELADIAKEAIREAGGIPFEFNTIGVDDGIAMGYIGMRYSLPSRELIADSAETVINAHWFDGVFYIPNCDKITPGMIMAAMRTNVPAIFCSGGPMKAGVDPRGHQITLSSMFEAVGAYKEGEISSEEFRFMEQNACPTCGSCAGMFTANSMNCLLEVLGMALPYNGTTLAVSDDRRELVRQSAFKLMDLVKKQIKPRDIVTKEAIDDAFALDMAMGGSTNTVLHTLAIANEAGIDYDLSSINQIAERVPYISKIAPSSAYSMHDVHEAGGVPAIIKELLDVEGVLHPDRITVTGKTLRENVSEAKIKNYDIIHSKENPYSSVGGLSILYGNLAPNGSVIKVGGVDPSVKVFTGKAICFDSHDEAVAAIDDHTVEKGHVVVIRYEGPKGGPGMPEMLAPTSSIVGRGLGKEVALITDGRFSGATRGIAVGHISPEAAAGGPLALVKDGDEITIDLINRSLNLNVDEKELERRQKELPKFVSKVKNGWLGRYTALVTSANTGGIMKLPE; this is encoded by the coding sequence TTGAGAAGTGATCAGATAAAAAAGGGTATTGATGCTGCGCCTGCAAGAAGTCTATTGTACGCAACAGGACAAGTGAAAAATTATCATGATATGGAAAAACCGTTTATTGCTATTTGTAATTCTTATATTGATATCGTACCAGGGCATGTTCATTTACGGGAATTAGCTGATATTGCCAAAGAAGCAATTCGAGAAGCAGGAGGAATCCCTTTCGAATTCAATACGATCGGAGTTGATGACGGAATCGCAATGGGATATATCGGGATGCGGTATTCATTGCCTAGCCGGGAATTGATTGCTGATTCAGCTGAGACAGTCATCAATGCTCATTGGTTTGACGGAGTTTTCTATATTCCAAATTGCGACAAGATCACACCAGGAATGATCATGGCAGCAATGAGGACTAATGTTCCAGCGATCTTTTGTTCTGGAGGCCCAATGAAAGCAGGTGTTGATCCAAGAGGTCATCAAATAACGTTGTCGTCAATGTTTGAAGCAGTTGGAGCTTACAAAGAGGGTGAAATCTCTAGTGAAGAATTCCGCTTTATGGAACAAAACGCCTGTCCAACTTGCGGCTCTTGTGCTGGAATGTTCACCGCGAATTCTATGAATTGCTTGTTAGAAGTTTTAGGAATGGCACTTCCTTATAACGGAACGACATTAGCTGTCTCAGATGATCGGCGCGAACTCGTTCGACAGTCAGCGTTTAAACTTATGGATCTAGTAAAGAAACAAATAAAGCCGCGGGATATTGTCACAAAAGAAGCAATTGATGATGCTTTTGCCCTAGATATGGCAATGGGCGGATCTACAAATACGGTATTGCATACGTTGGCGATTGCCAATGAAGCGGGAATTGACTATGATCTATCTTCAATCAATCAAATTGCAGAGCGTGTTCCATATATTTCTAAAATCGCTCCGTCTTCGGCCTATTCCATGCATGATGTCCATGAAGCAGGGGGAGTTCCGGCTATTATTAAAGAATTGCTTGATGTAGAGGGCGTCTTGCATCCAGATCGAATAACGGTAACCGGAAAAACATTGCGTGAAAATGTGTCTGAAGCGAAAATCAAAAATTATGACATTATCCATTCAAAAGAAAATCCCTATAGTTCAGTTGGCGGTTTATCCATTCTTTATGGGAATTTAGCACCAAATGGTTCAGTTATTAAGGTTGGCGGAGTAGATCCATCAGTCAAAGTGTTCACTGGTAAGGCAATCTGTTTTGATTCTCATGATGAAGCAGTGGCGGCTATCGATGATCATACAGTAGAAAAAGGACATGTTGTGGTGATTCGTTATGAAGGACCAAAAGGCGGGCCGGGTATGCCAGAGATGCTGGCGCCAACTTCTAGTATCGTTGGAAGAGGTTTAGGAAAAGAAGTTGCTTTAATTACTGATGGTCGTTTTTCTGGTGCTACCAGAGGAATAGCGGTTGGCCATATTTCTCCTGAGGCCGCGGCAGGTGGTCCATTGGCGTTAGTGAAAGACGGAGATGAGATAACCATTGATCTTATCAATCGCTCACTGAATCTAAACGTTGATGAAAAAGAACTTGAACGTCGACAAAAAGAACTGCCAAAATTTGTATCAAAAGTAAAAAACGGCTGGTTAGGTCGCTACACAGCTCTTGTTACTTCAGCAAACACAGGTGGAATAATGAAGTTACCAGAGTAA
- a CDS encoding metal-sulfur cluster assembly factor, whose amino-acid sequence MREDILVNDRAAAISEQLIEKFEMIYDPEIGLDIYNLGLLYEVDLDENGHCKVVITFTSMGCGCMATVPGELVAALKEIKEIEDVTVETVWSPGWKVTRISRFGRISLGISPK is encoded by the coding sequence ATGAGAGAAGATATCTTGGTAAATGATCGGGCAGCTGCGATCAGTGAACAATTGATTGAAAAATTCGAAATGATCTATGATCCTGAAATAGGATTGGATATATATAATTTGGGTTTGTTGTATGAAGTTGACTTAGACGAAAATGGGCATTGCAAAGTGGTCATCACTTTTACCTCGATGGGGTGCGGCTGCATGGCAACAGTCCCTGGTGAACTCGTGGCGGCACTTAAAGAAATCAAAGAAATCGAGGACGTAACTGTGGAGACAGTTTGGTCACCTGGGTGGAAAGTTACGCGCATCAGTCGTTTCGGCCGAATCTCTTTGGGGATCAGTCCAAAATAG
- a CDS encoding HAD family hydrolase yields the protein MEGIIFDFNGTMFQDSKLHEQAWLEMIRRYTPRDISEQEILMNIHGHTNDEILRHFVSKDLDAVEVAKLSEEKEQNYRELCLKDPEQLVLTKGLQKVLEHLKEQAIPRTIATATGKENLDFYFDVFDLARWFTYEKVVYDDGTFPGKPQPDIFLKAAKMIELSPEKCIVIEDAYSGLLAAQRAGIGKIIAIDPSKKNQDIFREKNMHLEDIIQDFTEFPLSLFGNSVAVEKNQ from the coding sequence ATGGAAGGAATTATTTTTGATTTTAACGGGACTATGTTTCAAGATTCTAAGCTGCACGAACAAGCTTGGTTGGAAATGATCCGCAGATATACACCGCGAGATATTTCAGAACAAGAGATTTTAATGAACATCCACGGACATACCAATGATGAGATCTTGCGTCACTTCGTTTCTAAGGATCTGGATGCGGTGGAAGTTGCAAAGCTTTCTGAGGAAAAAGAGCAGAATTATCGAGAACTTTGTCTGAAAGATCCTGAACAGCTGGTTTTGACAAAAGGATTGCAAAAAGTGTTGGAGCATCTCAAAGAACAGGCGATCCCGCGGACAATCGCCACAGCAACCGGTAAAGAAAATCTGGATTTTTATTTTGATGTCTTTGATTTGGCTCGCTGGTTCACCTATGAAAAAGTGGTCTATGATGACGGGACATTCCCGGGAAAACCACAGCCGGATATTTTTCTGAAAGCCGCAAAAATGATTGAGCTTTCACCAGAAAAATGTATCGTGATCGAAGATGCGTATTCTGGATTACTGGCGGCTCAACGGGCTGGTATCGGCAAGATTATTGCCATTGATCCTTCTAAAAAGAACCAAGATATTTTTCGTGAAAAGAACATGCACCTAGAAGATATCATCCAAGATTTCACTGAGTTTCCGTTGTCGTTGTTTGGAAATTCGGTCGCTGTTGAAAAAAATCAGTAA
- the abc-f gene encoding ribosomal protection-like ABC-F family protein encodes MLIQANKITKNFGTTPLFKELDVTIHQGEKIGLVGTNGSGKSSLLNILVGTEGIQAGTVARKKGLVIGFVPQKLSTSPQTVKEYLLNSFQEIRNLRQEMQRIESRMSEETSDVERLLNHYGNLQETYEKIGGYTLEDHIIGTLKGLGIGDKFEKPLHQLSGGERVRVELARILVGDAEILLLDEPTNHLDLEGIQWLENYLNHTNQAYLVISHDRAFLDNVVDRIIEIEDEQLVNYAGNYSKYAELKRERVAALQKDFELQKKEIQRLVLMARRYRQWANEADNEDFYRKAKEVERRIEKLKTQLVKPPVPPKRRLQQVTQAGRSGKEVVIAKNIGKIAGEKLLFSDSHFILYRQERVALMGQNGSGKSTLIRCLLGETSLDEGEIRLGANIKIGYLPQKFSFEKPDQRILDHVKTVISDEQKARQTLARFGFFAEDVNKRIKDLSGGEQMRLYLLRLLQAKINFLILDEPTNHLDIYGKEELEEILSHYDETLLVVSHDRYFLKKVTEKQLLIQDNEVVKK; translated from the coding sequence ATGCTGATACAGGCAAATAAAATTACGAAAAATTTCGGCACAACGCCGCTATTCAAAGAACTAGATGTAACGATCCATCAAGGAGAGAAAATCGGTTTGGTGGGGACAAACGGTAGTGGGAAAAGCAGTTTACTCAATATTCTTGTTGGTACAGAAGGAATCCAAGCCGGGACCGTGGCCCGCAAAAAGGGGTTAGTGATCGGGTTTGTTCCGCAAAAACTATCTACGAGTCCCCAAACGGTAAAAGAATATTTATTGAACAGTTTCCAAGAAATTCGAAATCTGCGGCAGGAGATGCAGCGAATCGAGAGCCGCATGTCAGAGGAAACTAGCGACGTGGAACGATTGTTGAACCACTATGGCAACCTGCAGGAAACCTACGAAAAAATCGGCGGATATACATTGGAAGATCATATAATCGGCACCTTGAAAGGCTTGGGGATCGGAGATAAGTTTGAAAAGCCCCTTCACCAGTTGAGCGGCGGCGAGCGGGTCAGAGTCGAGCTTGCCCGAATCTTGGTGGGGGACGCCGAGATACTTTTATTAGATGAGCCTACCAATCACCTAGATCTTGAAGGGATCCAATGGCTGGAAAATTATTTAAACCATACTAATCAGGCATACTTAGTCATTTCCCATGACCGAGCATTCTTAGACAATGTTGTGGACCGTATCATAGAAATAGAAGATGAGCAGTTAGTGAACTATGCTGGCAATTACAGCAAGTATGCCGAGTTGAAACGAGAACGAGTCGCGGCACTTCAAAAAGACTTTGAATTACAGAAAAAAGAGATCCAACGACTTGTCCTGATGGCTCGTCGGTATCGGCAATGGGCCAATGAAGCGGACAATGAAGATTTTTATCGGAAAGCAAAAGAAGTCGAAAGACGCATCGAAAAATTAAAGACGCAATTAGTCAAGCCGCCGGTACCGCCTAAACGGCGATTGCAGCAGGTGACGCAGGCTGGACGTTCCGGAAAAGAAGTGGTGATCGCCAAAAACATCGGGAAAATCGCTGGTGAAAAGCTGCTGTTTTCTGACAGTCACTTTATCCTTTACCGTCAGGAACGAGTGGCGTTGATGGGGCAAAACGGCAGCGGGAAAAGCACATTGATCCGTTGTCTTTTGGGAGAGACTTCATTAGATGAAGGAGAGATCCGTTTAGGGGCGAATATCAAGATCGGTTACCTACCTCAAAAGTTTTCCTTTGAAAAACCGGATCAGCGGATATTGGATCACGTAAAAACGGTGATTTCCGATGAACAAAAGGCTCGACAAACGTTGGCTCGTTTCGGCTTTTTTGCAGAAGATGTCAATAAACGCATCAAAGATCTTTCCGGCGGGGAACAAATGCGTTTATACCTTTTACGATTGTTGCAGGCTAAAATCAATTTTCTGATTTTAGATGAACCAACGAACCATCTGGACATCTACGGCAAAGAAGAGCTGGAAGAAATTTTGTCTCATTACGATGAAACACTGCTGGTAGTTTCCCATGATCGTTATTTTTTGAAAAAAGTGACCGAGAAACAATTGTTGATCCAAGATAATGAAGTTGTGAAAAAATAA
- a CDS encoding DUF1015 domain-containing protein yields MVKIRPFKGIRPPADAAEKVAALPYDVVDSQEARQLAEGNPYSFFHIDKAEIDLPDSVDPYDDAVYQKAADNLASFREKKWLVKEERPVFYLYQLSMGQQSQTGLVVCTSIQDYLDNKIKKHEYTRPEKEQDRIRHMEACDANTSPIFLSYRKDNEIQAQIDQWQKNHAPLFEFTSFYDVSHKVWQIDEPTTIDTFVELFEKVPALYIADGHHRTESAVKVGMNKQGGSPESEVFLSIIFPDDQLKIWEYNRLLKADVPDNFMDQLQEDFIVEKTGQTKPDKLHDVHMYWESDWYRLSVKPEKIPDTLIESLDVSLLQRYVFEKVFATEDIRTDPRIDFIGGVRGTEELERLVDQKKGTVAFSLYPTAMKDLLAVADAGEIMPPKSTWFEPKLLSGLFLHDLETKEL; encoded by the coding sequence ATGGTAAAGATTCGTCCATTTAAAGGAATTCGTCCCCCGGCAGATGCAGCAGAAAAAGTTGCTGCGCTGCCTTATGATGTGGTAGACAGTCAAGAAGCTCGTCAGCTGGCTGAAGGAAATCCATACAGTTTTTTTCATATTGACAAAGCAGAGATCGATCTGCCAGATTCAGTGGATCCTTATGATGACGCAGTGTATCAAAAAGCAGCGGATAATTTAGCGTCTTTCAGAGAAAAAAAGTGGCTGGTTAAAGAAGAGCGTCCCGTTTTTTATCTGTATCAGTTAAGTATGGGGCAACAAAGCCAAACTGGTTTAGTAGTATGTACTTCGATCCAAGATTATTTGGATAATAAGATCAAGAAACACGAATATACCCGTCCAGAAAAAGAACAAGATCGCATCCGCCACATGGAAGCCTGTGATGCCAATACCAGTCCTATTTTTTTAAGCTACCGCAAAGACAATGAGATCCAAGCTCAGATAGATCAATGGCAGAAAAATCACGCTCCATTGTTTGAATTTACTAGTTTCTATGACGTATCCCACAAAGTTTGGCAAATCGACGAACCAACAACGATCGATACCTTTGTAGAATTATTTGAAAAAGTGCCTGCACTATATATCGCTGACGGGCATCATCGAACGGAATCAGCGGTAAAAGTAGGGATGAATAAACAAGGGGGCAGTCCAGAAAGTGAAGTCTTCTTGTCGATCATCTTTCCTGACGATCAACTAAAAATCTGGGAATATAATCGTCTGTTAAAAGCAGATGTCCCGGATAATTTCATGGATCAGCTGCAAGAGGATTTTATAGTTGAAAAAACCGGTCAGACTAAACCTGACAAACTCCATGATGTTCATATGTACTGGGAAAGTGATTGGTATCGTTTGTCTGTTAAACCAGAAAAAATTCCTGATACATTGATCGAAAGCTTGGACGTTTCTCTTTTGCAACGCTATGTATTTGAAAAGGTCTTTGCCACTGAGGACATACGAACAGATCCGCGGATCGATTTTATTGGCGGAGTTCGCGGAACCGAAGAATTGGAACGTTTGGTTGATCAAAAGAAAGGAACCGTCGCTTTTTCTCTGTACCCGACAGCTATGAAAGATTTATTAGCGGTAGCAGATGCTGGAGAGATCATGCCTCCAAAATCCACATGGTTCGAACCAAAATTGTTGAGTGGCTTGTTCCTGCACGATTTAGAAACAAAAGAGCTTTAA
- the ilvD gene encoding dihydroxy-acid dehydratase has protein sequence MTDKQPKKDIRIRSNIYDSMVKSPNRALLRATGMSDQELEQPIIGVISTWAENTPCNIHLADLGKLAKKGVITAGGWPVQFGTITVSDGIAMGTPGMRFSLPSRDIIADSVEAAISGHNCDAFVAIGGCDKNMPGCMIAIANTDIPSIFVYGGTIAPGNLDGKDIDLVSVFEAIGQWNHHDITAEEVRRIECNACPGPGGCGGMYTANTMASAIEAMGMSLPGSSSHPATTEAKLRDVDEAGEAVMKLLEKGIYPKDIMTRKAFENAITVVMALGGSTNAVLHLMAMAHAANVELTLDDFNDFQEKVPHLADLKPSGKYVFQDLYEVGGVPAVMKYLYENGYLHGDCLTVTGKTIAENLADVPSLKDGQQVIMPLENPKRKDGPLIILHGNLATEGAVAKVSGVKVRRHEGPAKVFNSEEEAIDAVLADEVVDGDVVVVRYVGPKGGPGMPEMLSLSSMIVGKGQGETVALLTDGRFSGGTHGLVVGHIAPEAQDGGPIALLKTGDIVVIDQDTKELTMKVPEAELAKRQTELVIPPLYSRGVLGKYAHLVSSSAKGAITDFWKKEE, from the coding sequence ATGACTGACAAACAGCCAAAAAAAGATATCCGTATCAGAAGTAATATTTATGATAGTATGGTCAAATCACCAAATCGCGCGCTATTACGAGCAACAGGGATGAGCGACCAAGAACTTGAGCAGCCAATCATTGGTGTCATCAGTACTTGGGCAGAAAATACTCCTTGCAACATTCACTTAGCAGATCTAGGAAAACTTGCCAAAAAAGGGGTCATCACAGCTGGCGGTTGGCCTGTTCAATTCGGCACAATCACTGTTTCAGATGGTATCGCAATGGGGACTCCCGGAATGCGTTTTTCATTGCCTTCACGGGATATCATCGCTGATTCAGTTGAAGCTGCCATCAGCGGACATAACTGTGATGCCTTTGTAGCAATCGGCGGCTGCGACAAAAATATGCCGGGTTGTATGATCGCGATCGCCAATACAGACATCCCTTCGATTTTTGTTTATGGCGGCACCATCGCTCCCGGAAATCTTGACGGCAAAGATATTGATCTGGTCTCGGTATTTGAAGCGATCGGCCAATGGAACCACCATGACATAACCGCTGAAGAAGTACGCCGAATCGAATGCAACGCCTGTCCTGGACCTGGCGGATGCGGTGGTATGTACACTGCAAACACAATGGCTTCTGCGATCGAAGCGATGGGCATGAGTTTGCCAGGCTCCTCTTCTCACCCTGCAACGACCGAAGCAAAATTACGTGACGTCGACGAAGCCGGCGAAGCAGTTATGAAATTATTGGAAAAAGGAATCTATCCAAAAGACATCATGACTCGTAAAGCGTTTGAAAATGCGATCACTGTCGTTATGGCACTGGGCGGTTCCACCAATGCTGTCTTGCATTTGATGGCAATGGCACATGCAGCAAACGTAGAATTGACGTTGGATGACTTCAATGACTTCCAAGAAAAAGTTCCACATCTAGCAGACTTGAAACCAAGCGGAAAATATGTTTTCCAAGATTTGTACGAAGTCGGCGGTGTGCCTGCCGTAATGAAATATCTTTATGAAAACGGCTATCTTCATGGCGACTGTTTGACCGTTACCGGTAAAACAATTGCAGAAAACTTAGCGGATGTCCCTTCATTGAAGGATGGTCAACAAGTTATCATGCCTTTAGAAAATCCAAAACGGAAAGATGGTCCACTGATCATCCTTCACGGTAATTTGGCTACAGAAGGCGCGGTCGCAAAAGTTTCCGGCGTAAAAGTCCGTCGCCACGAAGGCCCGGCTAAAGTATTCAACAGTGAAGAAGAAGCGATCGATGCGGTTCTTGCGGATGAAGTTGTCGATGGAGACGTAGTTGTTGTTCGTTATGTCGGGCCAAAAGGTGGACCTGGCATGCCGGAAATGCTGTCATTATCAAGTATGATCGTCGGAAAAGGTCAAGGAGAAACAGTCGCATTACTGACAGATGGACGTTTCTCAGGAGGAACTCATGGATTGGTGGTTGGACATATTGCGCCTGAAGCTCAAGACGGCGGACCGATCGCATTACTGAAGACCGGCGATATTGTCGTAATCGATCAAGATACCAAAGAACTTACAATGAAAGTTCCAGAAGCTGAACTTGCCAAACGCCAAACCGAACTTGTGATTCCACCGCTATATTCTCGCGGTGTCCTAGGAAAATATGCGCATCTGGTTTCCAGCTCCGCAAAAGGTGCAATTACTGATTTTTGGAAAAAAGAAGAGTGA
- the serC gene encoding 3-phosphoserine/phosphohydroxythreonine transaminase, which produces MTVYNFSAGPAVLPKEVLVKAQSEMLDYQQSGMSVMELSHRSSLFEEIIQTAEKKLRELMEIPENYRVLFLQGGASLQFTMVPLNLAQEKKTLYVETGVWSKKAIAAARSLGNVEVEVVASSKDDQFRHIPEIKKEQIDQSAAYVHLTTNNTIAGTAFQKIPDVGDVPVVADMSSNILANDYNVKDFGLIYAGAQKNIGPAGLTVVIVREDLLGDGVFAPMLDYKLQAENGSLYNTPPTYSIYIAKLVFEWLLAKGGVSAILKEDKEKAALLYEAIDRSALFSNPIEKTSRSITNIPFSTGNAELDRRFIQAAEAQGFINLKGHRSVGGMRASLYNAFPKEGVIALIEFMKEFETSCAD; this is translated from the coding sequence ATGACAGTGTATAATTTTTCAGCTGGTCCAGCTGTTTTACCCAAAGAAGTATTGGTAAAAGCTCAATCCGAAATGTTGGATTATCAACAAAGCGGCATGTCGGTGATGGAGTTGAGTCATCGCTCCTCCTTATTTGAAGAAATCATTCAAACTGCAGAAAAAAAATTACGGGAATTAATGGAGATTCCTGAGAATTACCGAGTATTATTTCTACAAGGTGGCGCAAGTCTGCAATTTACGATGGTACCGCTGAACTTAGCACAGGAGAAAAAAACGCTGTACGTTGAAACTGGTGTTTGGTCGAAAAAAGCGATCGCAGCGGCACGGTCATTGGGTAATGTCGAGGTGGAAGTCGTGGCCTCCAGTAAAGATGATCAGTTTCGTCATATCCCCGAAATCAAAAAAGAGCAGATCGACCAATCGGCAGCCTATGTACATCTGACTACGAATAATACGATTGCCGGGACAGCTTTTCAGAAAATTCCTGATGTTGGAGATGTTCCTGTCGTAGCGGATATGTCCTCCAATATTTTGGCAAATGACTATAATGTAAAAGATTTCGGCTTGATCTATGCAGGAGCTCAGAAAAATATTGGTCCAGCAGGTCTGACAGTCGTGATCGTCAGAGAGGACCTTCTAGGAGATGGTGTTTTCGCGCCGATGTTGGATTATAAACTGCAGGCTGAAAACGGCTCTTTGTACAATACACCGCCAACGTATAGCATCTACATTGCCAAGCTGGTTTTTGAGTGGTTATTAGCTAAAGGCGGTGTGTCGGCGATTTTAAAAGAAGACAAAGAAAAAGCAGCTTTGCTTTATGAAGCAATCGACCGTTCAGCATTGTTTTCAAATCCGATTGAAAAAACGAGCCGGTCGATCACCAATATTCCTTTTTCAACGGGAAATGCTGAATTGGATCGGCGATTTATCCAAGCAGCGGAAGCACAAGGATTTATCAACTTAAAAGGTCATCGGTCGGTCGGCGGAATGCGGGCGAGCCTTTATAACGCATTTCCTAAAGAAGGAGTTATCGCATTGATCGAGTTTATGAAAGAGTTTGAAACATCTTGCGCTGACTAG
- a CDS encoding DUF2512 family protein, with protein sequence MKHVKALVVKAIVIWAILWVVLTGFYGVSFLDSTIVGVIIVVMIYILGDLLILRKIGNVVATIVDAGSAGVILWLYLYFMNDTADIWMKVLIPAVLIGLFEWFFHKWLLKEGVVPDERKMEERL encoded by the coding sequence ATGAAACATGTAAAGGCGTTGGTGGTCAAGGCGATCGTGATTTGGGCAATTCTGTGGGTGGTGCTCACTGGATTCTATGGTGTAAGCTTCTTGGATTCTACGATTGTTGGAGTGATTATTGTAGTGATGATCTACATTTTAGGGGATTTGCTCATTTTAAGAAAGATCGGCAATGTCGTGGCAACGATCGTTGATGCAGGTTCGGCAGGCGTTATCCTATGGTTGTACTTGTATTTCATGAATGATACTGCTGACATCTGGATGAAAGTATTGATTCCGGCTGTGCTGATAGGATTGTTTGAATGGTTCTTCCATAAATGGCTTCTAAAAGAAGGTGTAGTTCCTGACGAAAGAAAGATGGAGGAACGACTTTAA
- a CDS encoding YitT family protein, with translation MNKNKGSKNVSLSVIKKMSYFISGIFLITISLQWFLLPFNIASAGVGAIGFLLSHLYTIEQTIAVFCINVIMLGFCWLLLEKRTFLNTVSGSLLFPIFLGLIPQWEMVSHHGWSLVLGSLLFSLGIFLLYQIDASNGGVTVPPLIFKKYLNLPVAYGIFMTNFLIILLNLKAFGIIQALLSAFSIVLISLSMSFYQKYWETMTGNLKKLF, from the coding sequence ATGAATAAAAACAAAGGATCAAAAAATGTATCTCTGTCTGTTATTAAAAAAATGAGTTATTTTATAAGCGGTATTTTTTTAATCACTATCAGTTTGCAGTGGTTTTTATTGCCTTTTAATATTGCATCAGCTGGTGTCGGAGCGATCGGTTTTTTATTGTCACATTTATATACGATTGAACAAACGATCGCGGTTTTTTGTATCAACGTTATTATGTTAGGATTTTGTTGGCTTTTATTAGAAAAGCGCACGTTTTTGAATACTGTATCCGGCAGTTTGTTGTTTCCGATTTTTTTAGGACTGATCCCCCAGTGGGAAATGGTTTCTCATCATGGCTGGTCGCTAGTGTTGGGAAGTCTGTTATTTAGTTTAGGAATATTTCTGCTTTATCAGATCGATGCGTCAAATGGCGGCGTGACGGTCCCACCGCTGATTTTTAAGAAGTATCTGAATTTACCAGTTGCTTACGGGATATTTATGACCAACTTTTTGATCATCTTATTGAACCTGAAAGCATTTGGCATTATTCAAGCGCTTTTGTCGGCCTTTTCTATTGTTTTGATCTCGCTTTCCATGAGTTTTTATCAAAAATACTGGGAAACGATGACAGGAAACTTAAAAAAATTGTTTTGA
- a CDS encoding phosphoglycerate dehydrogenase: MFHIKTFNTIAPEGLARFDENYILDGNDQPDGILLRSKNLHDYAFPDSVTAVARAGAGTNNIPIDQCTERGIVVFNTPGANANAVKELVIASLLLSVRPILRGAKWVQTLTGADVEEQVEAQKKQFAGTELEGKRLGVIGLGAIGAMVANDAYRLGMEVVGYDPYVSVDTAWSISRRVKRAAELSEIFTSCDFITVHVPLMENTRHLIDQAALAQMKPTACLFNFSRGEIVDTDAVVAALDSEKLASFTTDFASEKLLGHKKILVLPHLGASTEEAEVNCAKMATETIKRFLETGTITNSVNFPSVDMAFYSPYRLTIIHKNIPNMLGQISSTIAELDINIENMVNRGQKEHAYTLVDVQEDSREKVAQVADRLKENPDIIRVRVITQPEGGY; encoded by the coding sequence ATGTTTCATATCAAAACTTTCAATACGATTGCCCCGGAAGGATTAGCTCGTTTTGACGAAAACTATATTCTCGATGGTAATGATCAGCCAGATGGAATTCTGCTGCGCAGTAAAAATCTGCATGACTATGCTTTTCCTGATTCTGTCACAGCGGTTGCAAGAGCCGGCGCTGGTACTAATAATATCCCAATCGATCAGTGTACAGAACGAGGAATCGTCGTATTCAATACACCAGGGGCCAATGCCAATGCGGTCAAAGAATTAGTGATCGCAAGTTTACTGCTTTCGGTTCGTCCAATCCTTCGCGGAGCAAAATGGGTTCAGACGCTGACAGGTGCAGATGTTGAAGAACAAGTAGAAGCCCAAAAGAAACAATTTGCCGGAACGGAGTTAGAAGGCAAGCGTTTAGGTGTTATTGGACTGGGTGCGATCGGTGCTATGGTAGCAAATGATGCGTACCGTTTAGGCATGGAGGTCGTTGGTTACGACCCTTATGTTTCAGTAGATACAGCTTGGAGCATTTCACGGCGTGTCAAACGAGCCGCGGAATTGTCCGAAATTTTTACCAGCTGTGATTTTATCACCGTCCACGTACCGTTGATGGAAAATACACGGCACTTGATCGATCAAGCTGCATTGGCCCAAATGAAACCAACTGCCTGTTTGTTTAATTTTTCTCGGGGAGAGATCGTGGATACCGATGCAGTGGTCGCAGCATTGGATTCAGAAAAACTAGCCAGCTTTACGACAGATTTTGCCAGTGAGAAATTGTTAGGCCATAAAAAAATCTTGGTACTGCCTCATTTAGGAGCATCTACGGAAGAAGCTGAGGTCAATTGCGCGAAGATGGCAACAGAAACGATCAAGCGCTTTTTAGAAACAGGCACCATCACAAACTCTGTCAATTTTCCTTCAGTGGATATGGCGTTTTACTCTCCTTATCGATTGACGATCATTCACAAAAATATCCCTAATATGCTGGGACAAATCTCGTCAACGATCGCCGAACTAGACATCAATATCGAAAACATGGTCAATCGCGGTCAAAAAGAGCACGCCTACACTTTAGTGGATGTTCAAGAAGACAGTCGGGAAAAAGTCGCACAAGTAGCGGATCGCTTGAAAGAAAATCCAGATATCATCCGGGTGCGAGTGATCACGCAACCAGAAGGAGGATACTGA